From Lolium perenne isolate Kyuss_39 chromosome 5, Kyuss_2.0, whole genome shotgun sequence, a single genomic window includes:
- the LOC127299972 gene encoding UDP-rhamnose/UDP-galactose transporter 5, producing MGSPRKSDKKAVLDLAAWSFNITSSVGIIMVNKALMATHGFSFATTLTGLHFVTTTLMTIVFRWLGLSQPSHLPLPDLIKFVIFSNLSIVGMNVSLMWNSVGFYQIAKLCMIPASCLLEVVFDRVHYSRDTKLSIMVVLVGVAVCTVTDVSVNAKGMLAAVIAVWSTAFQQYYVHYLQRKYSLNSFNLLGHTAPAQAGSLLLVGPFVDYLLTGKRVDHFNFTSLSLFFLVLSCFIAIGVNLSQFICIGRFSAVSFQVLGHMKTVLVLFLGFLFFGKEGLNLHVVLGMLLAVLGMMWYGNASAKPGGKERRSVLPVRSERHNGASEEKDGSEK from the exons ATGGGTTCGCCAAGGAAATCCGACAAGAAGGCTGTCCTGGACTTGGCAGCATGGAGTTTCAATATCACCTCATCTGTTGGGATCATCATGGTCAACAAAGCACTAATGGCTACACATGGATTCAGTTTCG CCACAACATTAACTGGCCTTCATTTTGTGACAACCACCTTGATGACTATCGTATTCCGCTGGTTAGGCCTGAGCCAGCCCTCTCACTTACCACTTCCAGATCTGATTAAGTTTGTCATCTTCTCAAACTTGTCGATCGTTGGCATGAATGTGAGCTTGATGTGGAACTCTGTGGGGTTTTATCAG ATAGCAAAGCTGTGCATGATACCTGCGTCATGTCTTCTGGAGGTTGTCTTTGATCGTGTACATTATTCAAGGGACACAAAGCTGAGCATAATGGTTGTACTCGTAGGCGTTGCAGTTTGCACAGTTACTGATGTCAGTGTGAATGCAAAGGGCATGCTTGCAGCTGTCATAGCTGTTTGGAGcacagctttccaacaatat TATGTTCATTACCTCCAACGGAAGTACTCTCTGAACTCATTCAATCTCCTGGGCCATACTGCTccagcccaagcaggttctcTCCTGTTAGTGGGGCCCTTTGTGGATTATTTGCTGACTGGCAAAAGGGTGGATCACTTCAATTTCACATCGCTTTCTCTG TTCTTCCTCGTACTCTCATGCTTCATTGCCATCGGCGTCAATCTGAGCCAATTCATCTGCATCGGCCGGTTCTCTGCTGTATCTTTTCAAGTCCTAGGCCACATGAAGACTGTGCTGGTCTTGTTCCTCGGGTTTCTCTTCTTTGGCAAGGAGGGCCTTAACCTTCATGTTGTCCTCGGGATgcttcttgctgttcttggaatGATGTGGTATGGAAACGCATCGGCGAAACCTGGGGGCAAGGAGCGTCGGAGCGTTCTCCCAGTGAGGTCTGAGAGGCACAATGGAGCTTCGGAAGAGAAGGATGGTAGTGAGAAATGA
- the LOC127299973 gene encoding uncharacterized protein, translating into MSYMRGDLLTKTRKLVKGLAKPAPAWLKAMEQAPPVVFPRTDGEIKKIELPEDVYVKKFFRKHPDSLYHDAVKISGFAPPPARVFAWRVLELKEQGVNEEDAMAVADMEYGAEKKAKKQAYKELKQIARREGKAPPPNPYPSAIKEIQAEEKKYVKDRFYNPKVLEIVNKMKLDRQMFLQDRASASGDGQ; encoded by the exons ATGTCGTACATGCGAGGCGACCTGCTGACCAAGACGCGGAAGCTGGTGAAGGGGCTGGCCAAGCCCGCCCCGGCCTGGCTCAAGGCCATGGAGCA GGCACCTCCAGTCGTATTCCCTCGCACTGATGGGGAGATCAAGAAGATAGAATTGCCAGAGGACGTTTATGTGAAGAAGTTCTTCAGAAAGCATCCAGATTCACTCTACCATGATGCAGTCAA GATAAGCGGGTTTGCTCCACCACCAGCAAGAGTTTTTGCTTGGCGTGTCTTAGAGTTGAAAGAGCAGGGAGTCAATGAAGAAGATGCAATGGCTGTAGCAGAT ATGGAATATGGAGCagagaagaaagcaaagaagcaAGCATACAAGGAACTGAAACAAATTGCACGAAGGGAAGGAAAGGCTCCACCTCCAAATCCATATCCAAGTGCTATCAAGGAAATACAGGCAGAGGAAAAGAAGTATGTTAAGGACCGTTTCTATAACCCCAAGGTACTTGAGATCGTGAATAAGATGAAATTGGACAGACAGATGTTTCTccaagatagagcatcagcatcaGGTGATGGACAATAA
- the LOC127299974 gene encoding protein SYM1 produces the protein MAMASALPLLLAPRPVASPRPAPTGRFLSLAAAPVPAAVETRKGGDRLARLQPLHAASPCNYVVAAATGGAEAARAKCLQFVAWYLLSLDKHPVATKAVTSALLNMAGDLICQLVIDKAPKLDLKRTFLFTLLGLVLVGPTLHIWYLYLSKLVTVSGASGAISRLLLDQFIFSPVFIGVFMSLLVTLEGRPSLVVPKLKQEWFSSLIANWQLWIPFQFLNFYFVPQKLQVLAANFVALAWNVILSYKAHKEVIAE, from the exons ATGGCGATGGCGTCCGCGCTCCCGCTCCTCCTCGCCCCCCGCCCCGTCGCCTCCCCGCGGCCCGCCCCGACGGGCCGcttcctctccctcgccgccgctcCCGTCCCGGCAGCCGTCGAAACGCGGAAGGGCGGTGACCGCCTCGCACGGCTCCAGCCGCTCCACGCGGCATCCCCCTGCAACTATGTCGTCGCGGCAGCGACCGGGGGAGCGGAGGCGGCCAGAGCCAAGTGCTTGCAGTTCGTGGCCTG GTATCTTCTGTCTCTCGACAAGCATCCGGTGGCCACTAAGGCGGTCACTTCTGCTCTGCTTAATATGGCCGGGGACCTCATCTGCCAG CTTGTAATCGATAAAGCGCCAAAGCTGGACTTGAAGAGAACATTTCTGTTCACGTTATTGGGACTTGTCCTGGTTGGGCCAACCTTGCATATCTG GTACTTGTATTTGAGTAAATTAGTAACTGTCAGTGGGGCTTCAGGTGCCATTTCTCGCCTGTTACTTGACCAG TTCATCTTTTCTCCAGTTTTTATTGGAGTCTTCATGAGCTTACTGGTAACCTTAGAGGGAAGGCCATCTCTTGTAGTGCCAAAGCTTAAGCAG GAGTGGTTCTCTTCGTTGATCGCAAATTGGCAATTGTGGATACCCTTTCAGTTCCTGAATTTCTACTTTGTCCCACAGAAGCTACAG GTTCTCGCTGCTAATTTTGTAGCCCTTGCATGGAATGTTATTTTGTCGTATAAGGCCCATAAGGAGGTTATCGCGGAATAG
- the LOC127304819 gene encoding calmodulin-binding protein 25-like, whose product MMLSAMQHMDSSAYASPSSASPWQQLLPAQRGHLPSSAPTTAHQLQPGHRAARRIAKRRPRPSRRLPTTYISADPAEFRRMVHQVTGADEAPPPPQHQQQQMAAEPLLLHALAGRLAAGGADRAMMLPTLDTSAFLLGGRMDRPAEARTDALPPCDAGSIALDNNTGGTSHCGFPTLESWDLL is encoded by the coding sequence atgATGCTCTCCGCCATGCAGCACATGGACTCCTCCGCCTACGCGTCCCCCTCGTCAGCCTCACCATGGCAGCAGCTCCTCCCGGCACAGCGCGGCCACCTGCCGTCCTCCGCCCCCACCACGGCGCACCAGCTGCAGCCAGggcaccgggcggcacgccgcatCGCAAAGCGCCGCCCGCGCCCGTCGCGGCGGCTGCCCACGACCTACATCAGCGCCGACCCGGCAGAGTTCCGCCGCATGGTGCACCAGGTCACGGGCGCCGACGAGGCCCCGCCACCGCCAcagcaccagcagcagcagatgGCGGCGGAGCCCCTCCTCCTGCACGCGCTCGCCGGCCGCTTGGCCGCCGGGGGAGCCGACCGCGCGATGATGCTGCCGACGCTGGACACGTCGGCGTTCCTGCTCGGCGGCCGCATGGATCGGCCGGCCGAGGCGCGGACGGATGCGCTGCCGCCGTGCGACGCCGGCTCGATCGCGCTGGACAACAACACTGGCGGCACCAGCCACTGTGGGTTCCCGACCTTGGAGTCGTGGGATCTTCTCTGA